Within the Ignavibacteria bacterium genome, the region GATTGCTTTTGAGTTTGTTCCAATTTTTAAACCAAGAAAAATTTCCGCCAGAACTTACAGAAACTTTATGATACGCAACCGAAGAAGGAGCATACATCAATTTGAAACCAACTTTCTTTGCGCGTAAACACCAATCTGCGTCTTCGCCGTAAATAAAATATGATTCGTCTAACATTCCGATTTTATCTATGACTTCACGTTTTACGAGCATACAACAGCCCGTGATATAGCCAACTTCTTCTTCGTTATTGAATTGTCCCACGTCAATAGTACGAATTCCCCGATGCTTTGTTATTCCCGTTTTCAAATTAATAGTTCCACCAGCGAACCAAATTCTTTTATTGTCTGTGTAGTAAAAAATTTTTGCGCCGACAATTCCAATTTCATTTTGATTTCCTGCAACGATTATGAGTTCGGAAAGAAAATTTGGTTCGACTGTTGTATCGTTGTTGAGAAGTAAAATGTAGTCTGCATTGTTTT harbors:
- a CDS encoding glycosyltransferase family 2 protein, with the protein product MDIILSPLVYIILVNWNGKNDTLECLSSLQKVSYSNFKILVVDNASHDGSVEAIRTDFPNVELLVNKENLRFAGGNNIGIQYALQNNADYILLLNNDTTVEPNFLSELIIVAGNQNEIGIVGAKIFYYTDNKRIWFAGGTINLKTGITKHRGIRTIDVGQFNNEEEVGYITGCCMLVKREVIDKIGMLDESYFIYGEDADWCLRAKKVGFKLMYAPSSVAYHKVSVSSGGNFSWFKNWNKLKSNLRLLWRYADWYYWFIIPFTFPLGVFTTYIRAKRESKELGM